TTCTATACAACATAATCAGGTTTATTCAGAACTCCCGTAATATGCGGTCTGTCTTCTGAGAAAGTACGTCGATGGAAATGATTCTTATAAGTTCTCATCTCTATACTTATTTCTATGTTCGGAGGAGAAGTCATGTCATCCAAAAGCGAAAACCATACCAACAGCAATACAGCCAGTCCATCCCCCTCAGTCAAAATTGTGAAACCCAAGCTCCCCAAACAGCTTGAGCCTATGATTCTATCCGATGCCGGCGTTGACGATGAATCCTCGTTCATTCAATCCACTTGTCAGGACGAGACCCTGTCTTATATTTCAGCCGACAAGGTTCAATTCGATCAAATGATATTCCATAACGTTACGTTCCAGCACGTCACGCTCCACCATGCCGAACTAACGGATCTGGTATTTAACCATTGCGACTTGTCCAATGTAGATCTCAGTGAGGCCATTATGTACCGCGTACAATTCAATCATTGCAAAATTCTGGGGCTCGACTTGACGGCAGCCACCATCCGTAATGTCGTGTTCGATCATTGCACGGGCGACTACGCTACGTTCCGTTTTGCTAACATGAAGCAGGTGTCATTCCAATCCACCTCCCTCGTAAAGTCGGATTTTTATCATTCCGAATTAAGCAAGGTGGAATTTGTGGATTGTCAGATCGACCAATCGCAGTTCTCCGGTACGAAGCTTGCGGGGATCGACTTAAGCCGAACCGATTTCCATAATATTGGCGTGACCCTGGAGGATCTTCAAGGATGCATCATTTCACCGCATCAAGCTATCCCGTTAACCAAAATATTCGGTCTTGTCGTCAAAGAATGACCGTAAGTTATATGTGCCTAAATCATCGAGTTCGTTCGTTTATATGGAGAACGTATCCGTGCATAGCATAAAGCGGCTTACTCCGAGGTCCGCTTGGACCTTTCGGGTTAAGCCGCTTTTTAGATCATCCTGTTATTGATCAAGAGTATACTTCTGCAAATCCAGCGGCAGTGGTGCCGGGATGTCACAGGTGCTGACCATCTCATAGCGCTTGCCTTCATCGGAAGCATCATGGAATCCCCACATAGCTTCAAGCACATGGTAGGCAAGCTCGCCACTCGCACGGTGAGCTCTCCCGCTGCGGATAGCATAGGCCATATCCGCTGGGCCGATCCCTCTTGTATTCTCGTTATACCCC
Above is a window of Paenibacillus sp. FSL K6-1330 DNA encoding:
- a CDS encoding pentapeptide repeat-containing protein, which gives rise to MSSKSENHTNSNTASPSPSVKIVKPKLPKQLEPMILSDAGVDDESSFIQSTCQDETLSYISADKVQFDQMIFHNVTFQHVTLHHAELTDLVFNHCDLSNVDLSEAIMYRVQFNHCKILGLDLTAATIRNVVFDHCTGDYATFRFANMKQVSFQSTSLVKSDFYHSELSKVEFVDCQIDQSQFSGTKLAGIDLSRTDFHNIGVTLEDLQGCIISPHQAIPLTKIFGLVVKE